In Streptomyces sp. 71268, the DNA window CGCTCGCGGCCCGCACGGCCGCCCGGGAGCGCTCCGTGCGGTTGACGTAGGCCAGCGGCGCGGTGCCGATCCGGGAGGTGCTCGGGTTGCCCTTGTACGGCACGAAGTGGTTGGTCGCGAGCAGGGCGCGCGCCGGGTTGTAGACGGCCGTGCCGAGCGCGTCCCGCAGGAAGCCCGCGCTGCCCGTCGGCTTGCCCGACGAGCCCTCGGGGGCCGGGACTTCGACGCTGGTCAGGAGCTGTTGCCCCCAGTCGACGGGGACCTTGAAGAAGCGGGTCTGGCCGGGCGCGACGGTGTCCCGCCAGGCGCCCGGGGAGAGCGGGGTGGCGTCGTTGAACCCGGTGCCGCCCGCGCGCTGTCGGGGGCTGCCGGAGCGCGGGAGGGGCGCGTCGGCGCTCTCGCTGTCCTGCGCCGGCTGCCCGCTCGGCTCACCCTCGATCCCCGGCTCGCGCATGGAGCGCAGCTCCAGCGTCCACCGCTCGTCGCGGCCGGCCGTCGAGTCGGGCCGCTCGACCTTGACCAGGTGCCGGCCCGCAGCGCCGCACCGCGCCGCCGTGCCCGTACCGGGCTGGCGCACCACGGCGGTGCCGAACGGGTGGGCCACGTCGTCCGCGTCGGCCCCGGCGATCGCGGTGTCACACCGCCCGCCGTCCAGCCGGGACAGCGTCAGGCGTATCTCGTCCCGGTACGCGTCGATGTGCGCGCCCGGGGGCGGCACGGCGACGGCCGACACGTAGGCGGTGGACCGATCGTCGAGGTCGACCGCGTAGAACCGGCTCTCGCCCGCGCCGATGCTGTCGACACGCGGCCCGCCCACCGCCAACGACGGGGCGTCGTCGCTGGTCAGGCTGCCACGGATGGGCGTGCCCGCGGTGCGGTAGGTGGGTGCGTCGGCGCCCGGGACGGCGTGTGCGGGGCCGGGTATCAGCCCGCCGACCGCGCCCGCCGCGCACAGGGCCGCCAGGGCGACCAGGCGGGAGGGGTGCCTGCGGCGGCGGTCGTCCATCGGGCGTCACTCCTTGGCGTAGCGGTTCCCGGCACCACGTTTTGCTCGTGCAAGCTAATTCTTTGCTTACGTGAACTCAAGGGGTGGACGTCACGCGCCGGCCCGCCAGCCGCGCGCCCGCGACGCCCGGCTCATCCGCGACGTCCCGCGCGCCCACGACGCACTACGGGACCCCGACCGCGCCACGCGATCAAGGCCCCGCAATAACGACTAGTGCGACTCACACACCCGAACCTGAGGGCACGGAGTCGGTCGCCTCCGTCCACAGATCCTGCTCGGCGCGATCCGCCTGGATCTGGCGGTACACGAGGAGCCCGCCGATTGCGGCCAGTGCGACCAGGAGAAGCTTCTTCACCGCGCGACCTCGTCTTTCCTTGACGTAGGAGACCTTCTGGCGCTCGACTATACACACCAACCGATACCGATCAGTGACCTAGGCCCTGGCCCAACTCAGTGGGTGGACAAAAGAATCGGCCCGGCTGGCTATTCGCCATCCGGGCCGTTCGCATCGGTGGGGCTAACAGGACTTGAACCTGTGGCCTCTTCCTTATCAGGGAAGCGCTCTAACCGTCTGAGCTATAGCCCCGCGCTGCACCGAAAGATTAGCGCACCACCAGCCCTGTCCCAAAATCGGTATCCGCCGGGGCCCCCGGCGCCCGCCCGCGGCCCCGGCTCCCCACGGAATTCCCGCCCGCTCGCCACGCCCGTCCCACCCCGCGCGAACCCCGCCCCGACCGGGCCGTGCCCCACGCGAACCCCGCTCCGACCGGGCCGACAAGCAACCCGACCGGCCGCCAGCCCACCGGCCCCGGACCACGCGCACCCCGCGCCACCGGCCCCCACACACCCGACCGGCATCCACGCACCCGAACCGCGCCCCCACACCCGAACGGCGCCGCCGCCCGAGTCCGGGCCGCGACGCCGTAAGGGTGTGGCGCTACCGCGCCGCCGTCCTACTCGTCCTCCGCCAACGTCAGCTCAACGCCGCCGACGAAGCCCGCCGACAGGTTGTAGATGAACGCCCCCAGCGTGGCCAGGGCGGTCGCCAGGACCACGTCGATGACCGCGATGACCGACGTGAAGACCAGCACGCGAGGCAACGACAGGAAGGATTCCAGGTCAAAGCCGCCACCCTCGTTGGATTCCGTGGCGTCACTGATCGTGCCGCCCACGGTGGAGAAGACGCCCATCGCGTCCATCGTCATCCACAGCACGGAGGCCGCGATGATCGTGCAGATCCCCAGCGCGATGGAGAGCAGGAAACTCACCTTCATCACGGACCAGGGATCGACCTTCGCCACCCGCAGTCGCGCCTTGCGGGTGCGCGGCACGGTACGCGCGCCCGCGGGCGTACGCGGTCGGCGCACCGCCTGCTGGGGCGCCGACCCCTGCCCACCCTCCGGCGCGGCGCCCTGCGCGCCCGCGGGGGGCGCGTAGGCGTGCGGCGGGTGGTAGGGCTGGGACTGCTGCGTAGCCGGCCGCTCATTGGGCAGTGGGCTCGCCGAGAACGACTCGTAGCCCTGCTTGGCACCTCGGGTGTCCGTCACGGTTCCCCTCTGGGAGTCAGCCGCTCCCCTGCGGGAGTCAGCAGCCGAGCCACGGGCGCCGCCGCTCGACGCGGTCGCGGGTCCCACGGGCCGCTGGCCCTCGGTTCCCCCGGCGCCCGTGGCTCCAGTCACGACTTACTCCTCATCGCTCCCGGCCGGGGGCGCCTCGCCCTCGGCTGATTCCGGGCCCGCCTCGCCGGTCGCTTCGACCAGGTCCTCGACCTCTTCGGCCTCGCGTCCCGCTTCGGCGTTGCGCGCGATGCCCACCACGGCATCCCGCTTGCCCAGATTGATCAGTTGAACGCCCATGGTGTCACGGCCCGTCTCCCTGACCTCGTTGACCCGCGTACGGATCACACCGCCGCTGAGGGTGATCGCCAGGATCTCGTCACTCTCCTCGACGACCAGCGCGCCGACGAGCGAACCGCGATCCTCCACGATCTTGGCGGCCTTGATACCGAGGCCACCACGCCCCTGCACGCGGTACTCATCCACATCCGTCCGCTTGGCGTACCCGCCGTCGGTGGCGGTGAAGACGAACGTACCGGCCCGGACGACATTCATCGAGAGCAGCTCGTCACCCTCGCGGAAGCTCATGCCCTTCACGCCCGAGGTGGCGCGCCCCATCGGGCGCAGCGCCTCGTCCGTCGCGGTGAACCGGATGGACTGCGCCTTGCGGCTCACCAGCAGCAGGTCGTCCTCGGCGGAGACGAGTTCGGCGCCGATCAGCTCGTCCTCGCCGCCCTCCTCGGTCTCCCGCAGGTTGATGGCGATGACGCCGCCGGAACGCGGCGAGTCGTAGTCCTTGAGCACCGTCTTCTTCACCAGGCCGGCCTTGGTGGCCAGGACCAGGTACGGCGCCGCCTCGTAGTCCCGGATGGCCAGGATGCGGGCGATCTGCTCGTCCGGCTGGAAGGCCAGCAGGTTGGCGACGTGCTGACCGCGCGCCTCGCGCCCGGCGTCGGGCAGCTCGTACGCCTTGGCCCGGTAGACCCGGCCCTTGTTGGTGAAGAACAGCAGCCAGTGGTGGGTGGTGGAGACGAAGAAGTGGGAGACGATGTCGTCCTGCTTGAGCTTCGTGCCCCGCACGCCCTTGCCGCCGCGCTTCTGCGAGCGGTAGTCCTCGGTCTTGGTGCGCTTGACGTAGCCGCCACGGGTGATCGTGACGACGATGTCCTCCTCGGCGATCAGGTCCTCGATGGACATGTCGCCGTCGAAGGGCACCAGCTTGCTGCGCCGGTCGTCGCCGAACTTCTCCACCAGCGCGGTCAGTTCCTCGCTGATGATCTGCCGCTGCCGCTCGGGCGAGGCCAGGATCGCGTTGTACTCGTCGATCTTGGCCTGGAGCTCGTCGTGCTCGGCGACGATCTTCTGCCGCTCCAGCGCGGCCAGCCGGCGGAGCTGCATCTCCAGGATCGCGTTGGCCTGGATCTCGTCGATGGTGAGCAGCCCCATCAGGCCCTCACGCGCGATGTCGACGGTGTCGCTGCGCCGGATCAGCGCGATGACCTCGTCGATCGCGTCCAGCGCCTTGAGCAGACCGCGCAGGATGTGCGCCCGCTCCTCGGCCTTGCGCAGCCGGTAGCGGGTGCGC includes these proteins:
- a CDS encoding DLW-39 family protein, coding for MKKLLLVALAAIGGLLVYRQIQADRAEQDLWTEATDSVPSGSGV
- a CDS encoding DUF3566 domain-containing protein; translation: MTDTRGAKQGYESFSASPLPNERPATQQSQPYHPPHAYAPPAGAQGAAPEGGQGSAPQQAVRRPRTPAGARTVPRTRKARLRVAKVDPWSVMKVSFLLSIALGICTIIAASVLWMTMDAMGVFSTVGGTISDATESNEGGGFDLESFLSLPRVLVFTSVIAVIDVVLATALATLGAFIYNLSAGFVGGVELTLAEDE
- the gyrA gene encoding DNA gyrase subunit A; amino-acid sequence: MADENPPTTENPELTPQAEGAGMRVEPVGLETEMQRSYLDYAMSVIVSRALPDVRDGLKPVHRRVLYAMYDGGYRPEKGFYKCARVVGDVMGTYHPHGDASIYDALVRLAQHWSMRLPLVDSNGNFGSPGNDPAAAMRYTECKMAPLAMEMLRDIDEETVDFQDNYDGRNQEPTVLPARLPNLLVNGSAGIAVGMATNIPPHNLREVAEGAQWCLANPEASAEELLDALIERIKGPDFPTGALVVGRKGIEEAYRTGRGSITMRAVVEVEEIQNRQCLVVTELPYQVNPDNLAQKIADLVKDGKIGGIADVRDETSSRTGQRLVIVLKRDAVAKVVLNNLYKHTDLQTNFGANMLALVDGVPRTLSLDAFIRHWVAHQVEVIVRRTRYRLRKAEERAHILRGLLKALDAIDEVIALIRRSDTVDIAREGLMGLLTIDEIQANAILEMQLRRLAALERQKIVAEHDELQAKIDEYNAILASPERQRQIISEELTALVEKFGDDRRSKLVPFDGDMSIEDLIAEEDIVVTITRGGYVKRTKTEDYRSQKRGGKGVRGTKLKQDDIVSHFFVSTTHHWLLFFTNKGRVYRAKAYELPDAGREARGQHVANLLAFQPDEQIARILAIRDYEAAPYLVLATKAGLVKKTVLKDYDSPRSGGVIAINLRETEEGGEDELIGAELVSAEDDLLLVSRKAQSIRFTATDEALRPMGRATSGVKGMSFREGDELLSMNVVRAGTFVFTATDGGYAKRTDVDEYRVQGRGGLGIKAAKIVEDRGSLVGALVVEESDEILAITLSGGVIRTRVNEVRETGRDTMGVQLINLGKRDAVVGIARNAEAGREAEEVEDLVEATGEAGPESAEGEAPPAGSDEE